The Drosophila suzukii chromosome X, CBGP_Dsuzu_IsoJpt1.0, whole genome shotgun sequence DNA window GGAAGCGCAAGAAGACGAGGCTGCAGATGCTGGAAAGGCAAGGATTGGATGTTTCACAGAACTCAAAATGCGATTGGCTCTACTGCAAAGACGGAGAAGATTAAGATGCTGCAACTCCAGACTTTACTGGAAGCAGAAGAAAAGAAACAGAGGCTGGGAAGGCAAAGACTGGATATTTGGCTCTACAGAAAGCTGAAGAAAGAGATCCAGACGCTGGAAGAATGGCAAATCCTGGACATTTTACACAACGCAAAATTCAATTGAcaatcagaaaaaaaaaacaaaaaaaaaaaacaatttgttttttgGTGGAAGAAACACTCACTTCACGGGAACGTTTCTTCGCTACTCTCTTCTCTGCTCGTTCTTTCTCTTTCTCGGTGTTGCTTGCTCTTAGGCAAGTAACGGTAACGGCAGCgacaataataacaacaataaaaaaaatatatgcacTAACACTCGTCGGCACTTTGGATGTTTTTTactaatatatgtatttatttaatattatatttcttctttttttctcGGCTAACACACGGGGGATCGGGGATCACGGATCACGATCACGGATCACGACCGGGAGCAGCAGCACGTGTGGACTCGGCGAGCGACGAACGCGAAATACGCGAGCCAGCCAGGCGATACTTTCTTTGGCCTCGTAATGTAACTGTCGGGAACAGCAGCAAGAAGAAGACGAAGAAGTAGCcgcagcagcaccagcagcagcctAAGAAGAGAGAAAGAGGGAGAGAAAGAAGCGGGCGAAGAAGAAGACTGAGCAAGACAcgacacgcacacacacacacacaggggGAAAAGCTCTGCCTGCGCCGACTGCGGCTGCGCAACGAGCTTTTTTACACCTGCGTTGGCAGCTGCGCAAATGAGCACAGCTCAGCCAGaacttgttgttgttgttgctggcgCTGCTGCGGCGCCGCTAATCAAGCGGCCTAATGACATAGAATCGCCTGCCAATTAGACGACCAATAATAGCACTCCAATAAAAATCCATTTGGACGCCCCCTCAGTCGGCAGGAGATCAAGATCGAGAGATTTCCTACTCCTCCAGGAGAATTGCTCCATGGAAATGCTGCCCAGCATTGCAGACCGACGTCGACGTCGTGAATTTGGCGCACTTGAACTTGAACTTTCAGCGCGATCCCTTCGAAGAGAGCCCGAAACTTGTGAACTGATGGATACCCTTTGAGATTCTCTTAAGTCTCATGGTTTTTTATCATTACCCTTATATGAAAATGTAGAAACCCATTAAGCCCCTCTGAAAATTAAAAGTCTTTAACACTTACTAGTTAATTAGTTTCTAGTTCTCAATTCTTTAGTTCTTAGTTCTTAATTTtacaacttttttttaatcagatccaaatttgtttatttcattttaaaaatgttttaaagatGATTTTGAAATAAACGGTTGTATTAAATCCAATAACATCTTGCAGATATAGAATCACTTGGCTATTAAAAACTCTTGAGATAAACCTATCTCATTCCAATAATCGATATACCCCTCGGTACCTGAGATCATTCAAAAAGCACTTTGCAAGAGATGCGCACGCAGGGCGAAATATCGTAGCCAGCTTTTCAGGTGGGCAAGGTGCATAAGTCATCTGGTTGGCTTTTTTGGGGCTGGGAACCGATCTGCCGCCTCATAACGGTTAAACAGTTTTCGCCCGTCGTTGACAACTAATCAAGATGGGAACAGAAGTTGATCAAAGCTGATTTGagcaataaacaaaaaaaatccgTTTCCTCTCGCAATCGCTCGCTCGTTCCATCTCTCTCGCACACATCGGAATTGGCAAGCTTGCCATATAGAATGTGCAACGGTTTCCATGCTGGCTCTTCTTTTCCACCTCCTTCTTCTTCCTCttctactactactactactactactactacttgGCAGCTGCTTTTCTCCTCATTTGTTGTTAGTGCTTGAGAGGCTGCTCCTCTTCTCGCTCTCTTTCTTTCTCTTTCTCCCTCTCTAGCTGCCTCTATCTCTCTTTGTAGACTGGGCGCATTTAAACGGTAAACATCATGAATGCATTTGGAAAGTGGTTGTGTTGTGGTTCGTGGTGtttgcattttgcatttcTTCGCATTCTTTTCTGTTTATGTGCCTGTGTTGCTGTGTTGCATCGCACAATTGTGCCAACAACAAGGCGGAGAAATGAGAAGAGCCAGCAGAAGAATCAGAAGAGCCAGCAGAAGCAGAACAACAGCAACGGTAATACCCACCGAAGACGGCGTTTTCATTTCTGAGAATTGATTGGCCGTCGCGCCTGCATACTCCACACGCCACTGCGACTGCCTCTTCCTCAGTCTCGGCTGCCACATCgggtttttatttaataccCTTGGCTTGGGAGTACCGGAGGTATGATGTCTTCTTCCGAAGAAAGTGTAAGAAACCCTTAACTGAGAAGAATGTCTACTAAAATAGGAAGGATATTTGTTAAAACTAAAGTATCACTATTTAATCCTAATCATAAGACACATCTTTTGAAACAACTTTATCTAGCTGGTGGGATAACTTAAAATAGGCTTCAGTTTAGTAcaatatatgtacatacatattacAGCACACTGTTTTGATACTttcttaaatgtatttttaatagGGGGGCATGGGGATACCATCTTCATTTAATGCAATGTCAATTGAAACATTACATTACACATTTAAGATGTATTCATCTAGTTATGTTTAAGGTCATTATCAATAACCAGATTAGgtagaaaaaataaattagattcgataaacaattttaaactcCGATAACTATCTGAATCTTAAATTCTTTTGATCGACAAGCTTAAACATAAAAACATTAATGATGGGTATTTTCTAGTTTGGAAAACGGGCTTGTAACTTTTGGACTGGCGTTTTTTGTGCCTTGATGCATTCCTTGGGATTCTGTACTGCTGCAGCAGCACCTGTCGTTGCTGCTCCCAGACCAGACTGGTGTTGTTGTTTGCACTGAGGCCATTGCGATTGTGATTAAATAACGTTTGACTTGGCGGGCGTCCTCCTGGTCGCTCCACCAAACCACCAAGCCAGCAAGCGACCAAACCACCGAACCACCGCTTGGTCCGCTTCATTAGCCAGGGCAACAAAGTTGTTTCTGTTCCAACTCTCCAACTGCGATTCTCCGATTCCCCGATTCTCTGATTCTCCGTTCGCGTTCTCGTTCTCATTCCCATTCCACGCATGCGCAGTCCACTTTTGAATTTGGCGTCTGTCTCCGTCTCAGTCGCTCGTTCTTTCTTCCCACTTGGCGTGTTAACTATCGCCATCGCCAGCTTCTAAGACAGGCATCGGCACACTTTGTCCGTCCCGCGCCTCCACCGCCCCCTTCTTCCACCTGACTCGCCTGGTCCGAATCTTCCCCAAGCCCCCATCCCATCTGCCATCATCATTGTAATTCCTCAACGCACTCCTAACGCTGTCTCTAAATCCATCTCTGCTCGGGCTGTTCTTCTTATTGCTGCTGCTCTTGGAGACACTGAGAAAATAGTGTGCGTCTTTCCGGAAAGTATCATCCTATTTTTTTAACCCTAATCATACCACACATCCTTGGAAAGACTGTATTAAGCTGGTAGAATCACTTAAGGTCGACTTCATTTAACGAAGTATATCCTTCAGAAGAATGCCATGTTGGCCTATTGCATTCAGAAACTATAAAGAGAGACTACTTCATTAAATCTAGTAATAATTATATATGCTTTATTTCTTTGTTCTCTTTAAGAAAAGTGAATATGAGAATAGAAGAATAGAATAGAAGAAGAATATAATATAGATCGGATGAATGGTTCTTAGTTATGACAATACATTGATATTATCTAGTTCTAACTATCATTTCGCATCTGAATTTCTTTCAATATACAGCTCGTTTTACAGTCTGCCTCCTTGGTCGCCAAGTGCCAATTTGGCTAAGTCGGCTATTTAACTATTTTTGTCATTCGCCGGCAGATGCTGCTCCATTTGGGCGTGTGCTACGTTTATATCTGTTTTTGTTTCACGGCACGTTGTCGCCCAGTTCCCCGATTTCCCAACCCCTCCCGGTTCCGTCCGCTCACCTGGTCGATTGACTTGTGCCCAGCACCTGTGGCTCAAATTATGGCCCTAGTCATTCGACACCCGGCAAGCATCGTGACCCAGAAGCAAATGAAGCTGTCTCTGTAGACAGACTCTTCCATTGTCATCGCCATTACCAGCTATTGTTGTTATTACCTTTGCTGTTGCGACTGGAGGAGGCGATTCCGCCACTGAGTTAATGCCGATGCTAATTTGCCAGCATTATGGGTTAGTGGGCCGGTCGATGGGCCCCATCAAGATGGATGGTCGCCTGTCAACGCATGCTATTCTGCGGCTCATTTGTCACCTCATATTTGTAGCTGGTGACCCCGAATCGAGAAGAAAGTATTAGACTTTAATTTCACCCAAATGATCCTTTGCGGTAGAAGAACTTGTATTGTCATGTTGAACAGAGGCATTGGTCACCTGGCCTGGTGACCCCGAAGTTCGGTTTAGATGATCCTTAACACTATCAATATTACAAATTTGATCACATTAACATTTCCAGCTTAGAATATTAAGGTTTCACTTCAGTCAAGAGTTTCGTGATAAGTTTAGGACCAATGCCATGATTATCGACGGATCTTTCCGGAATTTTCCTGATAAAGTGAACTGGTGACCCCGAATTTAAATTTGATCTTTAAAATTGTTAGtacaatacaaatttttatttgggCAGTACATTTGAATTTGATGAAAGATATAATTCTTAAGATATTAGACAACAAGTTTGAAGACTATTGctttcttgtttattttctAACCATATATATAGTGGGCCCATAGTGGGCCGATAAGCCTAAGGGTAATTTGTCGGCATGCAAATCGGAACCTGGTGACCCCGAGCCGCCTCCAGAGTTGGGCGGTAGCCCGGTTGGTGTGGGTTGGCTGGGCAGTGGACTGTGGACTGGATTCCCAGCCAGCCCCCACAGATGGCTCATCGGCGATGTCGGGatggcaatggcaatggcaatgCCGTTGGCTAATGGAACTGGCATTGGGACCAGAACGGAGACGAGACTGACACTCAGACGGTGGACACCGAAGCCGAAACAGAGACTGGAGAACTGAAGACTGGACACTGGAGACTGGGGACTGGGGACTGGCAGTTGTTAGGTGGTTATCTGGCCAACGCCATATAAGTCGAGAAATGCGCAGTTAGGCAATCAATGGCCGGCGATCCGGCAATCCGGCGATCGTTTCTTGGGCCCAGGGATTGTGGCGGAGGCAAAGGTAATCGCAATTGGACTTGCAGTTGGAATCGGCGTTAGGAATCCGCAATGACACTGTCTCACTGTCTCAGTGTCTCGGCCTCGGTTGCTTTGTGGCAACGTGTGTGTTATGATTGGCAACGGTTTGTTGCTTGGCCAGCTAGCTCGGCTCTTTGGCTCTATGGATCTTTGGCTGTGCGGCTGCTTACCTGGTTACCTGTTCACTTGCTCGGCTGCCCATTTCCTACCTGATCGGCGGGTTGGAGGTGCCGCCACAGACGCAGGCGCAGACTGTGACCAGCCGGCGGAGCAAATACCGTTTTGCTGAATAAatacaaacaaaataaaaagacGCACAAAAACACTGGCCAACAAGTGGGCAAGAACTTGAACCAGAAACTCGACTGAAGCACCACCCTGTAAACGTTgactaaaaatataaactcCTTTATAAATGCTGTTTTAAATCCgctttaaatataaatacatattcATTAATGGCTTTAAAGCCACGGCACCTTGTATTATTAAagcaaaatatataactatatagatcaaaaatcaaatattcTCTTGAGCGGACAGCTTAACGGACAAACGtgaaataaacattttcaaatacatttaagttcatacaatatttttattttaatcacCAATAAATGTACCTTACCAAATTAAATCATAATTAGCTGTTAATGCCACTAATTTGGAAGAATAATCGAAAGAACTCACGGACAAGTGTCTAATATACCCCACGAGCTCTAGGAACACCCTCTACCTTGAGTAGCAGTTGAAGTTGAAGTTGGTGATGCGACGGCACTTGGAATGCGTTTAGTATCCCCCGACCCCCTGAACCTCCtaaacccccccccccccccccctggACCAACCCGCACCGCCCCTCCCCTCCCCTGCACCACCCCCTCCGCCCAGCGACGAATGCGTGGAATGTTAATGCAGCTACTTCTACTTGTGCCTGTTGCCTCGGTGACAACATCCATCGCCACTGGCGGAGGAATGGGCACAAACATTTACCTAatccatttcccatttccaaGGCGACTGCTCTCGTTCCCGTTCTCGATTCCTTACCCATTTGGGTGTAACTTGGATGGGTTTGTTATTCCTGTTTCATATATAACAGGGGCTACCCCACACACATCCAATATTTAAATACGATTTTAACACAGGACACTtcaaaacaaaatgttttatatCACGGCCTAGACCTATAGAAGTACACTCAATTTCAATAAACTTACAAATAGAAGTACTTGTGGATCTTATTATGtacaaatatatttaacaaTTCCTTAAAACCAGGAAAACCAAAAGAAGCCAACATACTTAATACTTCCTAAGGTCAGTTGggaataaatacatatttaataaaataaaaaaaatagtacctataacaaaatatttataatatctACAGGTACACATAAGTTGTATGGTGTTAATAGAtaggtttaaaaaaaataggaaaGGATCTTTAAGGGTAGAAGATAACATTTTATAACATGGACACCTGTTGAAGAAGCCTCTTTGCTTAGCTTAACCTAATCCTACTTGGAGTTAATAGCGAATATGGGACTCGTGGTGGCGGCCACGATTGCCTTCGCTGTGGCGGTGGGCTTCTTCTGTCTGGTGCGGGACTTCTCCGGCAGGAGGTAGCCCAGGGAGCAGAGGAGCACTACGAGGACCAGCAGGGCCCAGAAGACGGTATCGCAGCTGGCGAAGAACAGGCGCCCGAGGAGATTGCTACCCATCACGGCGCCCAGTCGACCCACCATCATGATGAAGCACATGCCCATGGCGTTGATGTGCGTCGGATAGAACTCCATGGCAATGGTGCTGACCAGGCCACCGCAATTGCCGATGGCCATCACAATGGTCAGGGCGATCACCACCAGGGCGAACTGCTCCACATAGTGCAGGGCCACCAAGAAAATCATGGTCAGAACCATCCAGGCCACTGAAATGGAGAGGGGTTactcaaaaaataataacactCCTCTATAGGGCTACTCACTCAACAGATTCTTCTTGCCTATGTAGTCGATGATGTAGGCAAAGAGCAGATAGATCATCACAAAGCAGGCTCCAATGATGATCATCACCTGGTACGTGGAGGTGTCCACGTCCACGGAGCATCCCGCATCCACCGACCCCGAATCCACCTTGAAGTCCTGCAGGACATCGCAGAGCAGGGTATCGTTGCCATTGCGTGTGCCCAACTCATCCAGGATGGTGGGGAACCACATGAAGATGCCCTGGGCTAGGAAATAGATAAGGAACTGGATGCAGCAGATGTTTAGGGTGTGCCATAGCCGTTGGCGATGGAAAAGCGGCACTGTCTGGTGCCAAACGAGACGCACTGCATCGAGGAAGCCATGGACATCGGACAGACTGGCACCACCGCTCTCCAGAGCCACTTCCTTGACCGGATATTCAGCGGGATCTTTGCCGGAGTTCTGGGCAAAGATGGAGCGCAGGATTTCCAACGACTGATCGCCATGTCCCTGGACCAGAAGATATTTGGGTGTCTCGGGAAGAGTGCTGATCCCCACGAGGGCCAGCAGGGAAATCGAGACGTTGGCCAGGAGCAGGACACGCCAGGACGAGAAGCGCATGCCAAGGACAATGGTCTCGATGCGCAGCGGTAGTATTCCAATTGCCATGGCTGCAAAAAATAGTagatagaaaaaaaaatacatcaaaatttggtatcaaaaCGTGTGTTGAAAGCTTAAGTTAGGAAAACAATGCGTATGATTTATGTCACTGAGAACTGCAATAAAATCAAGTATACGACAGGTTATGCAGTACAAAATGGTGGTACAACACTGCATATGATTGAAAATACAACAATATTATTAAGGTTATATCACTTAAATGGTCATTTTATGTGTCTAAAAGTATCCAGTGAATAAAAGATAGTCGTCTTTCTAAATGAATTCATTGTACTTATGagtgtaaaatatattattgcatacttttagacacctaaaataaaaattttaaagagATTTTAGGCCCCAACTGATTCGTGATGCACCCCAGTATATACTTTAAGAACCCAACAATGGTCTACCTTTGAAAACACTCACCTGGAGCAAAAATCATGGCCATGCAGAGGAATCCGGAGAGCAGGGTCACATGCCTAACCCTCGAGCCATTCCCATGGAACTCGCCGCACAAGCTGAAGACGCACGCCTGTCCGCCGGAAATGAAGAAGCCCGTCAGGAAGCGGAAAACGATCAGCATCCAGATGTTCACAGAGAAACCAGAAACGATCGAACACACGGAGCTGAGGCACAGGGCGTACTTCAAGGTGGTGGCCCGGCCCCACGTATCCGCCAGGAAGCCCATGGCATGGGAGCTGAGGACGACGCCCAGGAAGCCGGCGGAGGCCAGGATGCCCTGCTGGTCCAGCGTCGGCTGGAGGTCG harbors:
- the LOC108005419 gene encoding niacin transporter NiaP, which translates into the protein MDNPGYVIDCDSEFAISGDREETLSAKPRPHTFEEAITLTGVGRFHYKLMLICGLCFMGVMVEIMGVSLIMNQMKCDLQPTLDQQGILASAGFLGVVLSSHAMGFLADTWGRATTLKYALCLSSVCSIVSGFSVNIWMLIVFRFLTGFFISGGQACVFSLCGEFHGNGSRVRHVTLLSGFLCMAMIFAPAMAIGILPLRIETIVLGMRFSSWRVLLLANVSISLLALVGISTLPETPKYLLVQGHGDQSLEILRSIFAQNSGKDPAEYPVKEVALESGGASLSDVHGFLDAVRLVWHQTVPLFHRQRLWHTLNICCIQFLIYFLAQGIFMWFPTILDELGTRNGNDTLLCDVLQDFKVDSGSVDAGCSVDVDTSTYQVMIIIGACFVMIYLLFAYIIDYIGKKNLLMAWMVLTMIFLVALHYVEQFALVVIALTIVMAIGNCGGLVSTIAMEFYPTHINAMGMCFIMMVGRLGAVMGSNLLGRLFFASCDTVFWALLVLVVLLCSLGYLLPEKSRTRQKKPTATAKAIVAATTSPIFAINSK